The Podospora pseudopauciseta strain CBS 411.78 chromosome 2 map unlocalized CBS411.78m_2, whole genome shotgun sequence genome has a window encoding:
- a CDS encoding uncharacterized protein (COG:S; EggNog:ENOG503PAN3) codes for MAYHLTNAGSLHDTIGLFPAYKYFVLAYELALRNECGYKGYHPYMNYDRYTKDPKNSALFNGNATSMGGNGLPDPKYTGLRTGTGTIKPGGGGGCVVDGPFKEYTANIGPGAPVMNNVPRNPLPSGGGYNPRCMRRDISVDAALGATTDRAYNLLTKSKDINTFYNTLLTPPRNASDPYNFGIHTAGHYISGGDPGGDPMVSPGDPIFYFHHASLDRLWWIW; via the exons ATGGCATACCACCTAACGAATGCCGGATCTCTGCACGATACCATTGGCTTGTTTCCTGCCTATAAGTATTTCGTGCTTGCTTATGAGTTGGCTCTTCGTAACGAGTGCGGCTATAAGGGATACCATCCG TATATGAACTACGACCGCTACACCAAAGACCCAAAGAACTCCGCCCTCTTCAACGGCAACGCAACCAGCATGGGCGGCAACGGCCTACCAGACCCCAAATACACCGGCCTGCGCACCGGTACCGGCACAATCAAGcccggcggtggaggcggctGCGTCGTCGACGGCCCCTTCAAAGA ATACACAGCCAACATCGGCCCCGGCGCCCCCGTCATGAATAACGTCCCCcgaaaccccctccccagcggcggcggctacAACCCCCGCTGCATGCGCCGCGACATCAGCGTCGACGCCGCCCTCGGCGCCACCACCGACCGCGCctacaacctcctcaccaagtCCAAGGACATCAACACCTTCTACAACACCTTGCTCACCCCACCCCGCAACGCGAGCGACCCTTACAACTTTGGGATCCATACCGCTGGGCATTACATCTCTGGGGGGGATCCCGGTGGTGACCCGATGGTTTCGCCTGGGGATCCGATCTTTTACTTCCATCACGCGTCGCTGGATAGGTTGTGGTGGATTTGGTAG
- a CDS encoding uncharacterized protein (EggNog:ENOG503NX8R; COG:S): MAPTSPPPPTWATLGRATALTLTPHLLPRDHSVISKRALAVTDAQKVTLGVIAAYVVGIAILWNVPYIRWILWPFKMLVIAFHEFGHAITCVLTGGKVKSISLDPREGGVTHMQGGRSGLTLPAGYLGSSLIGALLTFAGFNINASKVASIVIGVAFLMTVWWGRRDWLTVGTVVAAVGLLVGCWFIRGAEALRFVVLFIGVMSSLYSVWDICDDLILRKVNSSDASVFAKRYGGSSQCWGVIWSVISLCFMAAGIVAGIAAFPQSAEQQREDAQKFIPTRF; encoded by the exons atgGCTCCCacaagcccaccaccaccaacctggGCAACCCTCGGCCGCGCAaccgccctcaccctcacaccccacctcctcccccgagaCCACTCAGTTATCTCCAAACGCGCCCTCGCCGTAACCGACGCCCAAAAAGTCACCCTCGGCGTCATCGCCGCCTACGTAGTCGGCATCGCCATCCTCTGGAACGTGCCCTACATCCGGTGGATCCTCTGGCCCTTCAAGATGCTCGTCATCGCCTTTCACGAGTTCGGGCACGCAATCACTTGTGTGCTCACCGGCGGGAAGGTCAAGTCCATATCCCTTGACCCcagagaggggggggtgacGCACATGCAGGGTGGGAGGTCAGGATTAACTCTACCGGCCGGATACCTCGGGAGTTCGCTCATCGGGGCGTTGCTCACGTTTGCGGGCTTCAACATCAATGCGAGCAAGGTTGCGAGCATTGTTATCGGGGTGGCGTTTTTGATGACggtttggtgggggaggagggattggCTCACGGTCgggacggtggtggcggcggttgGGTTATTGGTGGGGTGTTGGTTTATTAGGGGGGCGGAGGCGTTGAggtttgtggtgttgtttaTTGGGGTTATGAGCAGTTTGTATAGTGTTTGGGATATT TGCGATGATTTGATCCTGAGAAAGGTTAATAGTTCGGACGCGAGTGTGTTTGCAAAGAGGTATGGGGGCTCGAGTCAGTGTTGGGGGGTTATCTGGTCGGTGATTTCGCTGTGTTTTATGGCGGCGGGCATTGTGGCGGGCATTGCGGCTTTTCCACAGAGTGCGGagcagcagagggaggatgcGCAGAAGTTTATTCCGACGAGGTtttga
- a CDS encoding uncharacterized protein (EggNog:ENOG503P4GU) encodes MAPPKTLTTLPNEVLLRICKLLSDSHFSSLRALSQANRHCFSVAAAALVDTITFYIGDPAQLAQDVENCKQVLQQRNHNLFSHVRRLIIVGCMGELDSRQINPLHPEYANRSWHLSLP; translated from the coding sequence ATGGCACCACCAAAAACGCTTACAACGCTACCGAATGAGGTTCTGCTGCGCATCTGCAAGCTCCTTTCCGACTCACACTTTTCCAGCCTGAGAGCGCTTTCACAAGCCAACCGACATTGTTTCTCTGTTGCCGCCGCGGCTCTCGTTGATACAATTACCTTTTACATCGGTGATCCCGCTCAATTGGCCCAAGATGTTGAGAACTGCAAACAAGTACTCCAGCAGCGGAATCACAATTTATTTTCCCATGTTCGCCGCCTCATTATAGTTGGCTGCATGGGGGAGCTGGATAGTAGGCAGATTAATCCGCTTCACCCCGAATACGCAAACCGATCCTGGCATCTATCACTGCCCTAG
- a CDS encoding uncharacterized protein (COG:S; EggNog:ENOG503P6XS) → MMVQTNPHAVAFLAIMASVIHPALANEWTGWTRTKLLALATSYLPNGCDPEGTTGLTSCYQTYVPGVPYRVKHTNIPPGATPTSSSTYTNRDWDIKMATILLPPDAVPRSEIDGWYWFRSTTTRPPSTSDLWWIDHTLTAPASCPTPFEFTTSHLLRYWGDRLPSEFLDEYMLPKATVFPVYTTTPSYRGAYPSPVREIHVKPTDLPPTRNGGLPLYGDAGFFISDLKSFNQSYITHCHLPGEPRPCPYTYAGKCSKIEPWKIIVAAVIPSIFLLGFVESFFWFRRLMLGKSCLRLGTVCWNLIFIFLVFFTAIEDKRSPEHQADFREQWKKMSLMTKIKLWGQFGFRHRYPVEWLGERKPTGRVTESIEMTRGGGNGGAGRGGQRVEDDDIPPAYPGPPA, encoded by the coding sequence ATGATGGTACAAACAAACCCACATGCAGTAGCCTTTTTGGCCATCATGGCCAGTGTGATTCATCCAGCACTGGCCAACGAGTGGACTGGGTGGACTCGCACAAAATTACTGGCCCTGGCAACATCTTACTTACCAAACGGCTGCGATCCGGAGGGTACAACCGGGTTAACGTCATGCTACCAGACATATGTCCCGGGTGTTCCTTACAGGGTGAAGCATACCAACATTCCCCCTGGTGCCACACCGACGAGCAGTTCAACGTACACCAACCGCGACTGGGACATTAAAAtggccaccatcctcctgcCCCCGGACGCCGTCCCCCGGTCCGAGATTGACGGCTGGTACTGGTTCCGATCAACGACAACTAGGCCCCCATCTACGAGCGACCTTTGGTGGATTGAccacaccctcaccgccCCAGCCAGCTGCCCAACTCCATTCGAGTTCACCACATCTCATCTGCTCAGGTACTGGGGCGACCGCCTCCCATCCGAGTTCCTCGACGAGTACATGCTCCCCAAAGCCACCGTCTTCCCAGTCTATACAACCACACCCTCCTATAGGGGAGCCTACCCGTCACCAGTGAGAGAGATCCACGTCAAGCCGACGGATCTACCCCCAACCCGCAACGGTGGACTTCCTCTCTACGGAGATGCAGGCTTTTTCATATCGGATCTCAAGAGCTTCAATCAATCCTATATCACACACTGCCATCTTCCTGGCGAGCCGCGACCCTGCCCTTACACCTACGCTGGGAAGTGCAGCAAGATCGAGCCGTGGAAGATCATTGTTGCGGCTGTTATCCCGTccatttttcttcttgggtTCGTCGAAAGTTTCTTCTGGTTCAGGCGGTTGATGCTGGGCAAGTCGTGTCTCCGGTTGGGAACGGTGTGCTGGAATCTGATCTTCATTTTTCTCGTCTTTTTCACGGCGATAGAGGATAAAAGAAGCCCAGAGCATCAGGCCGACTTCAGGGAGCAGTGGAAGAAGATGTCGCTCATGACAAAGATCAAGTTATGGGGCCAGTTTGGATTTCGGCATCGGTATCCGGTGGAGTGGTTGGGAGAAAGGAAGCCGACGGGCCGGGTCACGGAGAGTATCGAGATGACAAGAGGTGGCGGTaatggaggagctgggagaggaggacagcgggtggaggatgatgatataCCTCCAGCTTACCCTGGTCCTCCTGCGTAG
- a CDS encoding uncharacterized protein (EggNog:ENOG503PE6J; COG:S), with protein MANHLCRPCQKLSFDKLQSTQPEDLSDEDGRLIKRTLSPDLIESCDLCNFFARTARYYTGDCKEYLNADGVPEISLRLGRWGRRTPCLRDDHDLVILIEKQDAEKEKAGSRLIEPDRIDYSLLRGWFSKCEDGYMRDYFKYDIDSLRVIDCGDVGDGEQEPRLVSWASVGKQLDGDPPEYVALSYVWGAAPGRLPTLTVNSTLPGPLPKVISDAIVVVRNLGGRYLWVDRYCIPQGDNDERERQIHAMGQIYQSAKFTIIAAAGDGPDHGLPGVTTTRRLPHPFINIQNYTLTLIPQPDGYIHHTKWATRGWTLQEGFLSSRRLVFTDHQVFYECQCIQAVEALVGTYWHPYSYSSRELWFHVFAGDTSKRKGRGRPGFHYVEQLHGFIENYMTRDLTDANDGLNAFRGILQHAEQNWRTPIHEVCGLPIYVPEYLGTPNNNSAIAVSLSWKMSDLRRRPEFPSWTWIGWRSVKRTGGGSFYLATDERWYSSADSKHYITSVDVAFRDGQVIQWSDFDGRGDRGKVFEKSSMPGMSELPQSLLVTGWLFDLTVVAVGDPGDGLATTEFHTVEIREQYRRPMSFGVEREHLMSFFPANSDGNRKYTFTCLLLAEVDKSNDRSTLVFLVLRPVLQAEALVQTFERLDCWTLTSSTPIVQVDGTIMKAGDCVFKNDALVLQ; from the coding sequence ATGGCTAATCACCTCTGTCGGCCGTGCCAAAAGCTCAGTTTCGACAAATTGCAGAGTACCCAGCCCGAAGACCTCTCCGACGAAGATGGGCGACTGATCAAGCGGACTTTGTCCCCGGACTTGATCGAGAGCTGCGATTTATGCAACTTCTTTGCTCGGACAGCTCGGTATTATACCGGTGACTGCAAGGAATACCTCAATGCGGACGGGGTGCCTGAGATATCTCTTCGCCTGGGCAGGTGGGGTCGGAGAACGCCGTGTCTTCGCGACGACCACGACCTGGTGATCCTCATTGAGAAACAAGATgccgagaaagaaaaagcagGGAGCCGCTTGATAGAACCGGACCGGATTGACTACTCGTTATTGCGCGGTTGGTTTTCCAAATGTGAAGATGGCTACATGCGGGATTATTTCAAGTACGATATCGACAGCCTCCGCGTCATCGACTGCGGGGATGTTGGGGACGGAGAGCAAGAGCCAAGGTTGGTCTCATGGGCTTCAGTTGGCAAGCAGTTGGACGGTGATCCCCCAGAATATGTCGCCTTGAGCTACGTGTGGGGAGCAGCGCCAGGCAGGCTGCCTACTTTGACGGTAAACTCGACCCTCCCTGGGCCCCTCCCAAAGGTCATCTCGGATGccattgtggtggtgaggaatcTGGGGGGTCGTTACCTGTGGGTGGACCGGTACTGCATCCCACAGGGCGACAACGACGAGAGGGAAAGGCAGATTCATGCGATGGGACAGATTTACCAGTCGGCAAAGTTCACCATTATCGCCGCGGCTGGAGACGGGCCGGACCATGGACTGCCAGGCGTTACCACTACAAGACGTCTACCTCACCCCTTCATAAACATCCAAAATTACACTCTTACTCTCATTCCCCAGCCAGACGGATACATTCACCATACCAAATGGGCTACCCGCGGTTGGACCTTACAGGAGGGCTTTCTCTCCAGCCGGCGTCTGGTGTTTACCGATCACCAAGTCTTCTACGAGTGCCAGTGTATACAAGCTGTCGAGGCGCTTGTAGGTACATACTGGCACCCATACTCGTACTCATCAAGAGAGCTGTGGTTCCACGTGTTCGCAGGCGATacgagcaaaagaaaagggaggGGCCGGCCGGGCTTCCATTACGTCGAGCAGCTGCACGGCTTTATTGAGAATTACATGACGCGAGATCTGACAGACGCCAACGACGGTCTTAATGCTTTCCGGGGTATTCTGCAGCACGCTGAACAAAACTGGCGAACACCGATCCATGAGGTTTGCGGACTGCCAATCTATGTCCCGGAATATCTGGGTACGCCAAACAACAATTCGGCCATTGCCGTCAGTCTCTCGTGGAAGATGAGTGATCTGAGGCGGCGACCCGAGTTTCCCAGCTGGACGTGGATCGGGTGGAGGTCGGTCAAGAGGACTGGAGGGGGGTCGTTTTATCTTGCTACGGATGAACGGTGGTATTCATCGGCGGATTCGAAACATTACATCACATCGGTGGATGTCGCTTTCCGCGATGGCCAGGTCATCCAGTGGTCCGACTTTGATGGCAGGGGAGACAGAGGGAAGGTCTTTGAGAAGTCGTCCATGCCGGGAATGTCTGAGCTACCACAGAGTTTGTTGGTGACAGGCTGGCTGTTCGATCTGACTGTTGTTGCGGTGGGTGATCCAGGGGACGGACTCGCCACGACTGAGTTCCACACTGTCGAGATCAGGGAGCAATATCGGCGGCCCATGTCTTTTGGAGTTGAGCGGGAGCACCTGATGTCGTTCTTTCCTGCCAACAGCGATGGCAACAGAAAATATACATTCACCTGTTTGCTATTAGCTGAAGTCGACAAGTCCAACGACCGAAGCACGCTTGTGTTCCTGGTCCTTCGCCCCGTTCTTCAGGCCGAAGCTTTAGTGCAGACGTTTGAGCGCCTGGACTGCTGGACTCTGACATCAAGCACGCCCATCGTACAGGTTGACGGTACGATCATGAAGGCTGGGGATTGTGTATTCAAGAATGATGCTCTGGTTCTGCAATAG
- a CDS encoding uncharacterized protein (COG:S; EggNog:ENOG503P62E), which produces MALIKGVWGPRLNLLSTHIAFHNTAPIHIRTSKFTISTVKMVKDTSTVIQEFNELVNMTAPELEDWLTSSASTSSGWAKDDGSGESIGHESGRHIVEMLSKNPERDPQGYEEGDIPHMRKVVAYCKRHLAQEGEAKKDAEGRSYKSLKNWGHDALKKE; this is translated from the exons ATGGCTTTGATAAAGGGAGTGTGGGGACCTCGCCTCAACTTGCTATCTACTCATATTGCATTCCATAACACAGCTCCAATCCACATCCGCACCTCCAAGTTCACGATATCTACAGTCAAAATGGTCAAAGACACTTCCACCGTCATCCA AGAATTCAACGAACTAGTCAACATGACAGCCCCGGAACTGGAAGACTGGCTGACAAGCTCTGCCTCCACGTCCTCCGGCTGGGCAAAAGATGATGGGTCGGGGGAGAGCATAGGACACGAAAGCGGGAGACATATTGTTGAGATGTTGAGCAAAAACCCGGAGAGGGATCCGCAGGGgtatgaggagggggatatACCTCATATGAGAAAAGTGGTGGCTTATTGCAAACGGCATTTGGcgcaggagggggaggcgaagaaggatgcAGAGGGGAGGAGCTATAAGAGTTTGAAGAATTGGGGGCACGATGCTTTGAAGAAGGAGTGA
- a CDS encoding uncharacterized protein (EggNog:ENOG503PZ37) codes for MDSVRCSHKELPSYLYRIQGKTTQTQYDTSEGLEARDTTTLFGRTSGQDKFSKAVYNQFNWSFQGRTQFISFFSSKKHATHWGRKLKKWGLRSDSDDDWSILTIDTSCLKNTYVFKLSTVIDELGVQIPQKAEDAHKDGAYFCLYRVPPCAIVSEKRGRELLSSDSIGR; via the coding sequence ATGGATTCCGTCCGCTGTTCACACAAAGAACTTCCTTCCTACCTCTACCGGATACAGGGAAAGACGACCCAAACACAATATGACACATCCGAAGGTCTCGAAGCTAGGGACACCACGACACTATTTGGGAGGACATCAGGCCAGGACAAATTCAGCAAAGCTGTCTACAACCAATTTAACTGGTCTTTCCAAGGCCGCACTCAATtcatctctttcttttcaaGCAAAAAGCATGCAACCCATTGGGGGCGTAAACTCAAGAAATGGGGACTAAGAAGCgacagtgatgatgactggAGCATCCTCACCATCGACACATCTTGCCTCAAAAACACGTACGTGTTCAAGCTCAGCACAGTGATTGATGAGTTGGGGGTACAAATCCCGCAAAAGGCAGAGGATGCCCATAAGGATGGTGCATATTTCTGCCTGTACAGAGTGCCACCTTGTGCGATAGTCAGCGagaagaggggaagggaaCTCCTCTCGTCCGACAGTATAGGTAGGTAA
- a CDS encoding uncharacterized protein (EggNog:ENOG503NXE3) — protein sequence MTPTLSRWKGGSRMVWSQLWTTVVTCVLLVSPVSSQQTGNNPDWPRWCGKVYEAGYPNFDPGGQTVEPPPHPCGCPLLHVQFQPRYSLYVSTETTGEFVVNAAFSPYHGTIWPPTNSTTRWAGRLVFSINSAETDAPLVQATVPVNTTGNRFPFNLSHLGPPRLEPYPVVLYGAPESGQPSWTATANVSYLPDKTNGSITRIDNWKGGLWVKNAASNNTFEPYLPYGFYASHDNFLRENDTKLIDAYRDLGLTGMVPLASWAEIPEVLSHMDGIDLKYMYNLRYGYKNLSYVEENVLRARAKEGLFAYWTADEPDGWQDPFHLPVAARSRIRELDPYHPSVITLNCQNYHFAQYSSGADILMSDVYPIGINATFSKWNTACNLTHGDCGCDNCLGIVQDVPSRLDTLGQHERWLGLWPKTKFHNPQSFHGQDYWLRDPTVGEEHAMNVLAFNHGAKGIISWLWPTSAVLAEAHGQLAKVVTGGMVRGFVVGGDQVEGPRGVGTRVRGNERVEVVDAALVVDEGLPALATSLVLVALRG from the exons ATGACACCAACGTTATCTCGTTGGAAAGGTGGAAGCAGGATGGTTTGGTCACAGCTATGGACAACCGTGGTGACGTGCGTGCTGCTGGTATCACCGGTGAGTTCTCAACAGACGGGAAATAACCCAGATTGGCCGAGATGGTGCGGGAAGGTGTATGAAGCTGG GTATCCCAACTTCGACCCAGGCGGACAGACAGTcgaaccccctccccatccctgcggctgccctctcctccacgtCCAGTTCCAGCCCCGATACAGCCTCTACGTTTCCACCGAAACAACCGGTGAATTCGTCGTCAACGCTGCCTTCTCCCCGTACCACGGCACCATCTGGCCGCCTACCAACTCCACGACCCGGTGGGCCGGCAGGCTCGTCTTCTCCATCAACTCAGCCGAGACCGACGCCCCTTTGGTTCAAGCAACTGTTCCAGTCAACACAACAGGCAACCGCTTCCCGTTCAACCTTTCCCATCTCGGCCCCCCCAGACTGGAGCCCTACCCGGTCGTTCTCTACGGCGCCCCGGAGTCAGGTCAGCCAAGCTGGACGGCAACAGCCAACGTCTCGTATTTGCCGGATAAAACAAACGGGAGCATCACCCGGATCGACAATTGGAAAGGCGGGCTTTGGGTGAAGAACGCCGCTTCGAACAATACCTTTGAGCCGTACCTACCGTATGGGTTCTACGCTTCGCACGACAACTTCCTACGAGAAAACGACACCAAGCTGATCGATGCGTACCGAGACTTGGGGCTGACGGGGATGGTGCCCCTGGCCAGTTGGGCCGAGATTCCGGAGGTGTTGAGTCACATGGACGGAATTGATCTGAAATACATGTACAACCTCCGCTATGGGTACAAGAACCTGAGCTATGTCGAGGAGAACGTTCTCCGGGCGAGGGCCAAGGAGGGGCTTTTTGCGTACTGGACCGCAGATGA ACCGGACGGCTGGCAAgaccccttccacctccccgtCGCCGCCCGATCCAGGATCCGGGAGCTGGACCCGTACCACCCCAGCGTCATCACCCTAAACTGCCAAAACTACCACTTCGCCCAGTACAGCTCCGGCGCCGACATCCTCATGTCAGACGTCTACCCCATCGGCATAAACGCCACCTTCTCCAAATGGAACACCGCCTGCAACCTCACCCACGGCGACTGCGGCTGCGACAACTGCCTCGGCATCGTCCAGGACGTCCCCTCCCGCCTCGACACTTTGGGCCAGCACGAACGCTGGCTCGGCCTCTGGCCCAAGACAAAAttccacaacccccaaagTTTCCACGGGCAGGATTACTGGCTGAGGGACCCCAccgtgggggaggagcacGCGATGAATGTTTTGGCTTTTAACCATGGTGCCAAGGGGATCATAAGCTGGCTTTGGCCGACGAGCGCTGTCCTTGCGGAGGCGCATGGGCAGTTGGCCAAGGTTGTGacgggggggatggtgagggggtttgttgtgGGGGGTGATCAAGTCGAGGggccgaggggggtgggaacgagggtgagggggaatGAGAGGGTTGAGGTCGTCGACGCGGCG TTGGTGGTTGACGAGGGACTGCCGGCGTTGGCAACGAGTCTTGTTCTGGTCGCTCTCAGGGGTTGA
- a CDS encoding uncharacterized protein (COG:S; EggNog:ENOG503NYU8) has protein sequence MKSTTLLTTLSLASTALSTAIPLPIRTNTRPIRLLHKPPLSPPSQGARILSSQSEESTLGGAHLPSPPSGKVASVTATFTIPHASMPVTGPTANNTVGLYAASFHIGIDSFSGLCPNNRFIRAGVDIFWDGTIGGEQTPWVWYQSSPADEDGMGFGNFSAKAGDVVRFVVTGSEVKVENYGNVTCTKGLKARQVGVQRVDGGGLCGGEAAWAVEDFPLAGMPDFPVALADFGGVVFKNLEVGFGNGTVMRNAEGAGVRDVRLAAQGGRLTDCVVGEGGGSVRCDRVVGE, from the coding sequence ATGAagtccaccaccctcctcacaaccctctccctcgcctcaacggccctctccaccgccatccccctccccatccgcaCTAACACCCGccccatccgcctcctccacaagccgcccctctcccctccctcccaaggCGCCCgtatcctctcctcccagtcAGAAGAATCAACCCTCGGCGGCGcccatctcccctcccccccctcaggAAAAGTAGCCTCCGTCACCGCCACCTTTACAATCCCCCACGCCTCCATGCCCGTCACCGGCCCAACAGCGAACAACACCGTAGGCCTGTACGCAGCCTCCTTCCACATCGGCATCGACTCGTTTTCGGGTCTCTGTCCCAACAATAGGTTCATCCGTGCGGGGGTGGATATCTTTTGGGATGGGACCATAGGCGGGGAGCAGACTCCTTGGGTGTGGTACCAGTCTTCACCTGCTGATGAGGACGGGATGGGTTTTGGGAATTTCTCTGCAAAGGCGGGGGATGTGGTGCGGTTCGTGGTTACGGGGAGCGAGGTGAAGGTTGAGAATTATGGGAATGTGACCTGCACTAAGGGGTTGAAGGCTAGGCAGGTTGGGGTTCagagggtggatgggggtgggctttgcgggggggaggcggcgtgggcggtggaggatttTCCGCTGGCGGGGATGCCGGATTTTCCTGTTGCGTTGGcggattttgggggggtggttttcAAAAATCtggaggttgggtttgggaatgggacggtgatgaggaatgcggagggggcgggggtgagggatgtGAGGTTGGCTGCTCAGGGGGGACGGTTGACGGATtgtgtggttggggaggggggggggagtgtTAGGTGTGACAGGGTTGTGGGGGAGTGA
- a CDS encoding uncharacterized protein (EggNog:ENOG503NV60; COG:P) — protein sequence MATTDDRLEEKPPYGVDVDTEKNTTAVTTNDGPVAAWTRIRDLAHKAIVFGRVELRGVAPIPVKERTVDRTINIFTLWWSMNANILPIAFGMIGPASGLSLRDSSLVILFFVLLTTLLPAYLATLGPKTGMRQMIQARYSFGRYIVSIPVFLNLATMTGFCIIIAVIGGQCLSAVADGNLSVTVGIVIISLVTLVISFCGYKWLHIYERYAWIPAFIAIIVAAGCGGRDLANQVPAEPAKASAVLSYGMIMASYMVPWACLASDFTTYLKPDTSSVKIFCYSYFGLATPTILLMTLGAAVGGAIPNNPTWQDKYNETLVGGILDAMLAPAGGFGKFLVVVLAFTLLGNLAATSYSITLNFQMLVPVLFKVPRYMFSIVLVAIMIPVSIAAADDFFLNMENFLALIGYWSSAFLGVVLVEHFVYRKGDCGRYDPEAWNDAGLLPWGVAALGSVALSFAVVVPSMAQVWWTGPIARTTGDIGFELAFVVSGLLYVPLRWVERRHLGR from the exons ATGGCCACCACGGACGACAGGCTGGAGGAAAAACCACCAtacggtgttgatgttgatacCGAGAAGAACACGACAGCAGTCACCACCAACGATGGCCCTGTTGCTGCTTGGACTCGGATCCGTGATCTTGCTCACAAGGCCATTGTCTTTGGGCGAGTTGAGTTGAGAGGTGTGGCGCCGATTCCTGTCAAGGAGAGGACGGTGGATAGGACGATCAATATTTTCACGTTGTGGTGGTCTATGAATGCTAATATCTTGCC TATCGCCTTTGGCATGATCGGACCTGCCTCTGGGCTCAGTCTCAGAGACAGCTCCCTTGTCATCTTGTTCTTCGTCCTGTTGACCACCCTCCTGCCGGCCTACCTCGCAACCTTGGGACCAAAAACCGGCATGAGACAAATGATCCAAGCCAGATACAGCTTCGG CCGCTACATCGTCTCCATCCCCGTCTTCCTCAACCTGGCCACCATGACCGGCTtctgcatcatcatcgccgtcaTCGGTGGCCAATGCCTCTCCGCCGTAGCCGACGGCAACCTCTCCGTCACAGTCGGCATAgtcatcatctccctcgtcaCCCTCGTCATCTCCTTCTGCGGCTACAAGTGGCTCCACATCTACGAGCGCTACGCCTGGATCCCGGCCTTtatcgccatcatcgtcgcCGCCGGCTGCGGAGGAAGGGACCTCGCCAACCAGGTCCCTGCCGAACCGGCCAAAGCCTCTGCTGTTCTGTCTTATGGCATGATCATGGCTTCGTACATGGTCCCCTGGGCATGCCTCGCATCCGATTTCACCACTTACCTCAAGCCCGACACGTCTTCTGTCAAGATCTTTTGCTACTCTTACTTTGGCCTGGCGACCCCAACGATTCTGCTAATGACGTTGGGCGCGGCTGTCGGTGGTGCGATCCCGAACAACCCCACCTGGCAGGACAAGTACAACGAGACGCTTGTCGGCGGCATCCTGGACGCTATGCTCGCTCCGGCGGGCGGGTTCGGGAAGTTCCTCGTTGTTGTCCTTGCTTTTACCCTGCTTGGGAACCTGGCGGCGACGTCGTACAGCATCACGCTCAACTTCCAGATGTTGGTGCCGGTGTTGTTCAAGGTGCCCAGGTATATGTTTAGTATTGTGCTCGTGGCAATCATGATACCTGTTAGCATCGCGGCGGCGGACGATTTCTTTCTGAACATGGAGAATTTTCTTGCGTTGATTGGGTACTGGAGTTCGGcgtttttgggggtggtgctggtggagcATTTTGTGTATAGGAAGGGGGATTGTGGAAGGTATGATCCTGAGGCGTGGAACGATGCGGGTTTGCTACCTTGGGGGGTGGCGGCGCTGGGGAGTGTGGCGTTGAGCTTTGCGGTTGTGGTGCCGAGTATGGCGCAGGTGTGGTGGACGGGGCCGATTGCGAGGACGACGGGGGATATTGGGTTTGAGTTGGCTTTTGTCGTGTCGGGGTTGTTGTATGTGCCTTTGAGgtgggtggagaggaggcatttggggaggtga